Part of the Triticum urartu cultivar G1812 chromosome 2, Tu2.1, whole genome shotgun sequence genome, TATTTTTCATAATGGATCCAATGATATAAGTTTTGTAATGGAGTAGATATTAATCCATTTTTCAAAACCTTGGTCATACGGCAGAAGTTTGACTTTTGGAAATAGTACTACACATTATATTTTCTGGAACGGAGGTAAAGTTGAATGAATTTTTGGTATTTCGTAAACTTACTGAAAATACTTGTGTTATTAAGAAGAAAAGAGGGGCTGGTTAATCTAATTTACCCACCAAGATGCATTTAATGCATGCATTAAAGTACTCACCGGACGAGTTGAAGCTGGGGCCCGCATCCATGCATGCAACACGAGCGCATCGCGCACATCAACGTCCAAATGACACTACCCCAGTGTACCAACTCAACGTGCCAATGTCTTTTTTTTAGTTGGAAACGTGCCAATGTCCTCAGAACCATAAGGTGATCTAATAAAAAATATTTATGCATTATTAAAAATTATTCACATGCTTTCCAAAATAATGTTAATATAACTAAAATAAGGTGTTTCGCATGTATTTAAAAAAAACAATCGTCATTTTATTCTTACAGGAACTCCGCGATTCTCGGTGGGGGATTCGTTTCGTGTATACTAGCAATGCCCGCGCGGCGGCATGCCGCGCCCCATTGATGCATCATGACGAAATATGTTAGTAATGCTAGTTTGCTAATTTCTTCTATTTGACCAATTTAGATTTTAGAGAAAAAATATATGTGTAACTTGGGGGTTACAATAAGGCAAGCAATGTATAAAGGTGAATTGCAAGCATAgatttattcatcacatgatcgATATATTTTACAAAGTAGGAAGTACACATTGCTACTCTCGTACTAAGATTTGTGTTACTGTCATTCATAGCTTATGTCATTCTAGTGCAGCCTCCTGATTGGCATATGCTTCCAGTTCGAGAACAAAGTGGGAGTGCAAAGAGGGTCTAAAAACTTTAGACAGATCTTCTACTTTCTTTGTGGAGGGCGAGGCCTTATTGGCATGCCATCTTGCCTGGCATTTTCTTTCCATCGGAGCCGGGTTTTCTCGGAAGGTGTATGTGCACATTTAAGCCTCTCGTTGCACTCGTGGGACATCCATATCCGATGGGGTAGCAATGGTATCATGCTTTCTATCACACCAAATCATCGCAAATGACTAAAAAGGGCGAACTGTACTTTgccaaaaaaaaagaataaagaAAGAGAGCAAGCGGTGTGCTGAGATAAACAACCACAATTCGAATGCACATTTATATACAGAAGCATGAGAGGTCACCCGATACAGTTTCAGTCTTCAAAACCTACCATCGGTACATATCATAGGGACAGTCCTAAATATAAGACCATACGGGAACAACAAAACATCCCTTGAACAGGTCAAGCGGATTAGAGCAGCAGGGAAAGTCCCTGACCTATGTTGAACTACTGTTCTTGTAGCTTTAAAGGTATTACTGTGCTATGCAAATACGGACCTCTTTACTCGCACGCACAAATAGACATGCTCCTTTTGTCATATAAATAGTGACTGAGCTCTCTCTGTTCATGATAGTCTCAATCCTGTGGTGAGTCTTGTTCTAACAACTCTGAACATTATTTCGTTGATTCTTGATGGACCACatgaaacaaaaaacaaaaactgcATGTACACAGCAAATACGAAATAACTTCAGAATTATCTCTCTTTGCAAAATTCAACGTGCTGTACAGACCTAGAAAGTGCTATACAAGTAACTCATCTGTAGGATTATTTATGTACTACACTAAGCACATTCTGACAATCTGAGTGTCATCCATTTACTCACTACATGAATTACTTAATCGTAGCACTGAACTCTGGAGAACTACATTCTTACTGTCATTCTTACTGTTATAGAACAAATTAGAACTTAGAAACAAATCCAACTATGTGCAACAATTAATAATTGAACCTATAAAATTTACTGGGCCTGTACAGAAAGAGGATACTAtaatgtactccctctgtaaagtaATATGAGAGCGTTTAGATCATAGTGATTTAAACGCTCTCATATTACTTTACACAGGGAGTACCCATTACTAAAAATATATACTTACTACTAAAGAAACTATATCATGTAGCTTTCTTTGTGGGTAAGTGACTATGAGAATCAATGATCTCTGTATACTATGTTTTTAGTTTCTTTTGTATGCATTTCACGGTTATCTCCGATTAAAATTGGTGGCCGTCCATATGAATTCCTGCAGTGTCCAGAGCCGCGCTCTGATCATCTTCCGTCGGTCCTGCAGCATGATTAAATTCAGAGAAGATTATTAGGTCCATCAAGATCCCAAGAGAAATACAAAGAATTTTATGCCAAACAGGACAGGGAGATTAATCTTAGAGAAGATAGCACAGTTGGAGACTTAAAAGGATGCATATTCTCTGCCTTCACTACAAGAAAAAAGTACAGAAACAGAACATGTAGTACCAAGTGAACAGGTAATAGAAGAAGAGGTAGTAGCAAGCTAAAAAATTACTACAAAACTGTAGTAGCAAGCTAAGAAAATACTGTAAAACAAGGCGTAGCAAGCACTACAGTATAGACTAAGCATTAGCCAGCGAAATACTACCGAAAAATTACTACTAAACATTGCTTTCTTCTATAGGAGAAGTATATCAAGCACTACAATACAGACCAAGTAGTAGCCAGCGAAGTACTGCCGAAAAATTACTACTGAACATTGCTTTCTTCTATAGAAGAAGGAAGGCAAAAGAGAGATCATCTACATGATCAACAGATCGTCGTGTACGGAGGACGTACCGAAGGATGTCAAACTGGAAATTCAAGCTATTGAGATATCCAATTATGATCTCTCCAAATGATTGCGTAATTGCGTAGCTAAGAAAGCAAGGATTGATCCTTAAAGAGCAGACATAtgtccccgcaaaaaaaaagaacAGACATATGTGTTATGCAAGACCATGCAACAATATACATAGTAATCTAAGACAGAAATACCAAAGCAAAGAGAAGTAATCTACCTGTAGATGAACAACCAGAATGGCTAGGCTGTTGAGGAACATTTCTAACCTTTGGAAAGCAGGAGAACTGAACTTTAGTGACTGAAATGTACTTGCGCAGGATATTGCAGAGAAGTTCAGCCGGGAGGAGGAGGCCTCGGGAAGCGGCAGCCGACGGCCAGGGAGCGGCGGCGGCTACAGCCTACATGTGAAGCCGTGGGGCGGGCTGAAGAGGAGGACGTCAGCCACAGACTCCGGCGGCGACCACCGTGCCGCAGAGGCGACGCGCGAGGCGCCGACGCTGGCTGCAGGAGAGCCTCGTCGTGGTAAAGGAGTCGAGGGACCCGCACTTCCCGGCGAGCATGGCAGAGATGATCGCGGCGGACAACGACGTCCGGGCGTCGGCGAGGGGCCTCAAGGAGCCGCTCGCGTGCTACCTCACCTTCAACGGCACCGAGCACAAGCACGCCATCGTCGCCGCGTTCCGAGCCACGGCGCCATGAGCCTGCGACACGCTGCTCCGCTCCAAGACTGCGTCTCTCTTGAGATGTCCTCCTGGGCTCAGCCGCCGCCGGTGCAAAGGACCTGCTCGCCATGTCCGAGGCCGGCATGGGAAGAGCCGCGACAGAAAAGGACGCTGGGACGGGACGACCGGACgtacggcgccgccgccgccgctccaggAGAGCGAGACGGGGCCATGACGGACAAGAAAACCGAGCTCGATGGTGGGGTGGGCAGAGCTGGGCAGGCGAGGCAGGAGGGAAGGAGAACTTTATAGTCGTGTACGACGGTGGAGCGGTGGCGTCGGAGTCACCCGGTGCTTCTGAAAACATCCGAACAACCATCACGCGTCATCAACAGAAAGAACAACCATCACGCATCATCCGAGCGGAGGCCGCTCATGCATGCAACCGTCCAAAAGAAGCATCACAGCAGTTCAAAAAATTTGAAACAAACTTCTGAACACACAACGCCTTTGTACACAGCTGGGTACCAAACAAATACACGTGCCACATTCAAATTTACCCAAACATCATTTTTCATCCAAGTGGATGAATAATAGAGCGAAAAAGCTGCCGGATATAGAGGCTTGGTTATATTGCTTAATATGGAACCCGATATCCATTGTTTTCATCCACGTGGAAGGAGTTGTAGCTTTCCCTGAGTTGGAGCTACTTTTTTATGTAGGTTTTTCGATGTGTGTCGCTTTGGCCCTTTCGGCGGTGGGGCGGCGGTGCTTAATAAAGTCTTCTCCGGCGGTGTGACATTGGTGGTGGCAGTGGCGCCGGACAGGCGAATAAGGTATCGCCGAGTCTCCGCATCTCGATCGTGTCATCTGTGGTGGCTTGTTCGTGCAGCGGCAGGCAGCATCTCTCCTTTGCAATTTGATCCCGGAAACTCTCAGAGGCACACAGGTGCGTAGCCCAGCCTGACCGCGTGATTGCCTCATGATCCGTGAAGTCATTGATTCCTTGTGCGTTTTCTAAGATTTAGTACCAAAACATACAAATTCAGTTTCTAAACTTAGCGAATTTCTCATTCGTTCCTATTAAGTTTTGCCTGTTGAAACTTGCAGAAGTTGTAATTTTTTTTTGTCAAAACCTGTTCAAAAATGGATCTTGCTTAAAAGCCCTCGTCACAAGCAGCACGAATTTGAGAACAAGATTTGATTTAAACTTTTGGTTGAAAAGATGGGAAACTTAATCTGAAAACGAATCTAATATGTTTTAAAGaatctaaaaagacttatatttaggaacagaaggAGCATACGACATGCATGGATGGATCGAGAGGGGTGCGTTAGCATTCGGTGGGTTCCCATCCTCCACGGGATTTCTTCCTACTAGATGACCCGTTGCGCCAATGGCGCAAAGGCCGAATGTAAGCTAATCGGTGTGAGAGTATGCTCTAACCTATTATTGTTCAAAGAGAATAGCTTATATACATTGGTTGAATGTGTGCAGGATCGATTGGGAAATCTTAATATGAGCTTGTAAGTGCTGCAGATATGATCGCAGGGAATGTTTGATGCAAACATTAGTGTGAAAGCATGGATAAAAGGAAAGGTTGTTTTCTTCGGTCATAGTGTTGTGAAACAACAGTAGAAGAGGAGACCTTCACATATATACAATAAGCGATGGTAAACCGCTCTTGACTATACAGACAACAATAAAATCTAAAGATCGTAAACTACATCATAGACTACTTTTCACCATAGAGGCAGCAAGGGAGGACTAAAGTCTATACATATCTTGCTGGGAGTAGTCCAAAATGGGAAAGATGCCGGTCTGATAGATATGAAACAAAAGGTGGTTGTTGCGGTAACCGATGAAGCACGCTATCCAGGATACATTCAGCAAAGTTTACCAGAAACTGTTGCTGGTTGCTTCAAGGCGCTTCTCAAACTTCATAGCAATGTAGCGTAGCCTTTGCGTCAGTCCTTCGATGCTTGCAAGAGATGTTTTCATAACTCCTTTGGTGTTGTCCTGACCTTTCAGGTGGCGAGCAGCTGTTGTGTTTTCTATCTGGGAAGAATATGAGTTCATGTACCTGACAGCGTAGTAGCATGTTTTGCGCAGCTTCTTGATTGTCTCATTCGATGAAGTCAACCATTTGACCAGGTGCGTCACTTGATTTTCTAGCCTCTTGACATGGGTGTAGTGGTAGCCTCTCATTTCTTTGCCATATGCATTCTCCATGAATCTAATAGCCTCCATAGCAGCACTGTCTTCTGCATCTTCATAGCTATCTAAGATTGCACCTGGTATAGAACTCGGGACAAGTGAACCATCTAGCAATTCCAAAGTAGAAATGAAAGTCACTGTCACACGATTCTTTCCGCCTGGGTATATTTTGTGCTGGTAAGTTGCAGGGGGCAGCTTTAGAGCTTGCAGCATGAGGCCAAAGATGTGAGCATAAGGAATCACTATCAGGTAGTCATTATCCTGTAGGGACAAAGCGAGGGTAAATTTTCTTTCTCACAAAATAATAGCTGAACCAATAGATGAGAAGTGCTAAAAGCTGCTAGCCTAATTAACCTAACAGCGGAACATTGAGCCCTCAATTTAGCAAATAATTGAATATTTACCGCAACCATATAGATCTAATAGCAGCAGTCTTAACCAATGACAATAAATAAACTACCACTATTTTCTCCCATAAATAAACTGCAAATAATTAACATAAGCATTAAATCGGTCACCCTAATTAACTTAATAGGTTAACACTTATCTCTCTCTAATGAAATAAATAACATCATGCATCACCGCAAGACAGTATAAATTTCACACTCAAAATCTAATCAGAACTACATCTTGTGCCATTTATGACACTTGGATCAACATTTAAGGGAATAACAATAGATCACTGTCAAGTGGGAATGTTTTACTGAATTTCAACTTATATGATAAAATTATTAGGCAAGCTTTGAAAATAAGTTTATAAGCTTTCAGAATCCTATCCGCAAACACATGAAGATAGTAGAAGAAATTGACTTAATTTCATGATCAAAATAGGCAGATTAGGGAAATAATTTTAGAATAGAAGAACATAATAGCAATATATAATTTTATATTTGTGCATTATAAGTACTGGCGAAAGCATATATTTCTTTCATCATGGCTGTTTCAAAAGCATACCACATAGTAGTCTAAGCAGCAAAGAACCGACAATTAAATGCACAGGATGGCCTTAGGGGATTACGTAAGATCCAAAAGGATGATAAACGCAGAAGTCTTGGTTGGCATCTATAGTAATGCTAAATTATATAACAAGGGGCTCTTGCAACTTGCTTATATTGAGTAGACGATCAGGTACAGTCCCTTGGAAGTGCATCTGAAGGCGAAAGCATATGCTTGCCCTTTGTTCATGCTAGATGACCCGTTGCGCCCATGGCTCAAAGGGAGAGAGCAAACCAAGCTTTCAGACCATGCGGGAGGCCGTGGGAAGGAGGGAGGAGGCGCTGCATGCGGTGGTGGTGCAGCTAGCCGGTGGCGCGTGGTGCGGGAGGCCATGGGAAGGAGGGAGGAGGCGCCGCCAGATGGGGAGGAAGGCGGGTGGGGAgaaaggagggggcgccgccggGTGGAGAGGAGGTGGTGTCGAGGGAGTGGAAGGAATCAATGAGGGCGTGATCTGTTTTGACCGCTCGATCTAGGGCTTTTTCACCGGGAGCATCAATGGTCACGAACCCAGTCGACGAGCCCTTCGCTGCAGTGTGGACCAATGATTATATGGGTCCACTGGCAGCCACCCAGTGAAGCAACGCGAGGTGTAACAAAATCTAGCAGTGAATAGTAAAAATCAATGGTGAAAAACGAGCCAGCGAGCTGATCGAGTGGCCAGCGATCATGCGCGCGCGAAGGCCTCCAGAACGGCGGGTATTCTAGGAGGCTTTATATGTTAGATACCTCGCTTTTATAACTGACTGAAGTAAATAGTACTAGTTTAACCGAAGTGGAGTAGTAAGAAGAAATTAAGAAGGGCGAGCCGGATGCATGCATGGAAGCGGTAATAATTAAAATTAAATTGGACTGTGCTTCTTACTGTACTAATTATCCTCAGGTTTTTTCCCTAAAAAAATTATCCTCAGGTTCAAATCCTCTCCCATAGACCTGGGCTGACCGCGGCTCTTTTCAGCGATGAAATGAGATTCACGTCTCCTCCATCTCTCGTCTTTCTTATTTTATTCCTCAAGTTCAAATCCCCTCCCATAGACCTCAACCTGTCAACAAGATTGTAGCAATTGATATGCAGAGCTTCGTCAGTTCGATACACACTTCAGGTTCTCAAGATCCACCGGTAACATCGACTGCCCGATTTTTTATTGCTTCGCGCAGTCGGCTCCACATCCGAGGCCAGCGCTCAGTCGGGTTCCGTGGAAGCTGCGACGGTGTTGTTCAAGCCGAGTGCGCTGACCAAGAGCCCGCTTGAAGCCATGGGATCGCTTGACAAGCCCTCGCCCCTTTGTTGTCATTAGAGATGATAGCACCGTCGCCACTTTGTTGTCATCAGAGTTGATGGTATGGTCGGTGCTTATTTTGACCCACTCAGAATAAGGCGGGAGCAAATCGTGGCCAAGTAGAGTAGTGCACGCTTTATCGGGATTCCAGAGTTCACCGGATCAAAAGCTTCATTATCATGTGCATGTTCCGTCGGATACCATGGTAATCATTTTTCCATGATCCTGATACAAGAAAATCCAGTCACAAAGTTCTTCTTACGCCCAAGCGTCTGGATGAAGCCTTGGCAACATCCCCTGGATCACTTGCCAACAGAAAACTCAAAATTCCGGCACATCTTTATTTCGACTTCAAAGGGATGTCCAGCTCCATTCTTCACTTATTGAGGTCTCGGTATCCATACCTCCTTCTCGAGTTGATTGCTCTTTCTCGAGTCACTTGAAAGTAAGGCTTTCTGTAGTTAGTCACATTGAGTTCGTCGAATCAGAACCTTCATGGCCATGTGTCCATTGGCTACGTACAGGAGTGCCAGGTAGCCCACATAACAGTTTGAGAATCACTAGTCACAAAGTATGTCTTTGGCCCAGATGTCAGGATGAAGCCTTGTTAGACGAAAAATCAAACCAGGACGACGCCTCATCCCAAAAACATCTGGCATGTATGTGGACGTGTATAAAGACATAGAGACATTTCATCGGCAAAATTACATGATATGCAATTGCTTCAAGGTGCATTCATCTGGTAAGATCCCACAAATCACCCGCTGCCAGAAGACCCGAACTTTCGGTGCAATATGTCTCTCATGCGGTGACTGCCGAGAGAAAGAGCGAGGGGAGATGAAGAGGGACGATGGAGCGGCTGCGGCGAAAGCAATTCGACGGCTCGTGCATTCATCGATCCAGCGGTCGGGTGTCGACCAGTGCAGAGTAGTATGTCCGGCACGATGTCATCTTGCGCGAAACCCTCAACGTCGACCGGTGCCTTGGACGTCGTCATTCCGAAAAGTGGCAACCATCACCGGCAGGCACAAAATCTAGCATCTCGTTCCTTCCTAACGCGGATACGTACCTGGTGACATTTCCGGATCACGTTGGACTGCACttagatttattattattttttactGTCAGGTCCGTGTATGTATACGTTGTACAATACGTACTGGGTGGGCTGATGGGGCGTACGTGTACGAGGAGTAGTAGAGGAACAATCGATCGGGTCCGGCGATTTAACCCAGCGCCGAGGAGAGGTAAACAAGGAAAGGTGGGGCCCACATCGGGGATTCGTTCGTACTACTTCAGTTAGTTATATGACGTCAGTCCCAGCCGAGCATGGATTGTATCTGGTCATCGGGTGGGCCCGACCAGCTGCCCACGCCgccttccccctctctctcctctcttgtTGTGGTTACTTCTTTCAAACGTGACAACGTGCCCGTGTTACGCGGCGGCCGTGTATACAAATTACATTGGACGTGCCCATGTACTACATAGTGTATATCGATCCAAACATGCATTGAACTTCTTCTTTTTTCGAGAAACTTTCAATCTATTTATTTTCAATCATGGCTATACAAAGAACAAAGAAGATAATAAAAATTGCAACCATGTCCGTGGACCACCTAACGACGACTGCGAGCACTGGGGTGAGCCGGCCTCCTTCTCCTCCGACAGCTCCGCAACTGGAGGTGTGCAAGGAGGCCCCGACCTACCGGTGGAAGTTGTTGCTTTCTCTGTCTTGGGGCATTAGGTACGTCTCCTTTTATCCATCATCTCGGGCCTTCTAGCGATGGTGGGCGTGGTGTTACATAATGGTTCCTTTGGCTTCGGCTTCCTCTTCGGTTCCGGTGGTACATGTACTGTTAGATCCGTCGAGGAGGTCAGTTGAACAAGTAGGTGTTCAATAAGGTCTCCTTTGACATTTTCTTCGGCTTCGGCGATGCGTGTGCCGCCAGATCTTGCAACGCAAACGGGTGGATTTTTCTCTATGGAAACAAAGGGTGTTAGTTTTGTCTTTGTCGGGTAGGGGCTTCGTCGACAACAACAACGTCAATCTAATTATTACATCGACCCAGCTTGCTCGACGTCTAGGTATGATCGATGTAGCGTCATCTTCTTCTCTGGGTCATGCATCATTCGGGGTCGATGGAAGATAGTACTACTCTTTTGTTTCGATCATGGCGCAAAACTGCAGCGgcagcaacattgacacaatgcaTGGCACTCCATGTCTTCCCAACGGTCCGCTCCTCCCCACCCCGCCCGCTCCTACGCTGCCGCCGTCTCCAACGGTCGGCACCACGGCCGCCGTCCCTCCCAGCCACAGCCTCACCCGCTGGGTTTTCACTCCGAATCCCAACGGCCAGATAGCGTTCCTCGTCCTGTTGCTTTGGAGCCAGATGGCGAGGGTTGGGTGGAGGTGCGGAATCGTCGTCCACGGCGCCGTCAGGAAGATGCGCCCGCCGTTAAGCTCCAAGACGAAGCCAAGCTTAGGATTCCCCGGTGGCTGGTGGGGCTCTGCTTTAAATGCCTAGATTCTGGCCACTTTAAGGTGGAGTGCACTGGTGAAATCCGCTGCCATCGCTGCTGGATCTCGGGCCACATCGCTCGCAACTGCTCCTCCTCCACTTCCAGCGACCGAGCGGTTCCACCCCCTTCCAGATCTCATCGTGCTCCACCTATCCCGCGCCCGCTAGCAAGGCCGCCGCCGCGCGCAGGCTCTGCTCCGCGGCCTCCTTCCCCTCCCCCGCCCCCTCCTGACATGGCGCACTACCCCCCTTTGGCCCGCGAGCAATTCCCGGGTGAGGTGCTCACTCATGGGGACCCAGATTTGCGGCCGGCGAGGGGGGACGGTATCATCTCCCGCACCGCGGGTATGGACGCTTTGGAGGCTGATTTCCGCAATCGCGCGCTGCTCGCCTCGGTGCAAGGCCGGCGGCCTGCGGTCTCTCCGGAGGCTCTGGTGCAGGCCCTGGAGCATGGCTGCGGGGTGGAGAGGCGGCGCATCAGGGTGGAGGTCACCTTTCCGGCCGATTTCTTCATCTCCTTCGCATCCACGGAGGACTGCGACCGCGTTTTCTATCAATCCGGCAAGATCCGCTGTGCGGGGGCGCCCATCGCTTTTCAGCGCTGGCACAGGAGTGCCCAAGCGGTGGGTGGCAAGATCAAGTTCTTCTGCAAGCTGGGTATCGAGGGCCTGCGGGCGAGCGCCTGGGAGTGGGACTCGCTCAATCAGCTCATCAACAGGCTCCAAGGCCAGCTGGTAGAGGTGCTTCCGCAAGAGGACCGCTGGCAGGTCGACGTCACGGCCTGGATGCGCAATCCCTCAGGCATCCCCAAGGTGTAcgacttggagatcccggagccGGTGGGCCTGCCCAACGAGGTGGATGAGGACTGGCCTGTGGATCCACCGACGCCGGCACCGCCCACGGAGCGCCGGACCTTGATTCACCCTCTCATGATCCATGCTCTGGACGTGGTAGACCGCACGGTGCCGTACCTGGAGCTCCGCCCCAACTTCGAGCCAGAGGAAGACGAAGACGTGACTAGGAGGCACGACTACTCCCGAAGATGTTTTAGGGGGCGGATTGACGGAGAAGGGTGTGGCAATGCTATCCGCTCGGGAGGCCACCCATTTGGAGGGCCGGGCGGTCTGGGCATTGCTGGTGACTGGGGTGGCCGGCAGGTCAACGGTCTCCTCGCACCGGCAGGAGGTCTGGAGTTCAGGCCCCAAGCGCGGGCCATCCTCGGGGAACTTAGTTCTCTGGCCGGCTCTGGGGCGGCCTCCGCCACGCCCGCTGGCGTGGCCCGCTCCGCGGCCAGATCGCCGGCATCAACAACGGTCGGCTCGGCGGCGTTCGCGGACACCCCTGTCATCAGTTCTTCGGCTGGCTCCATGGCGAAGGGCTCGAAGGCTCGGGGGCGCACTCCGGACCACGGCCACGGCATGGGGCGTTGCGGCCCGTCTCCGCGGAGGATCTCCTTCAGTCCGGAGGCAGGAGATGTCGCCCAATCGGCCTCGGAAGGGAGGACCTCTCTCAGCGCGTCGCGGGCCACGCTGCGCGACGATTCGCCTGGCTCGGGCATGCTTCTCCCTCCGCTCAAGTTGCCAGAGTCTTGAGCGACGCTTGCTGACGACCAAGGGAGTGTGGTGACCACGCCCTTTGTTGTCCCTTTACAGCCGGATCAACTTCTGCCTCGGCCGGATCCGTTGGCGGCCAATACGGGATCAGTCGGCCCTCTGACTGCTTCCAATACACTCCTTGAGGCTCTGGGGACATCTCCACGGCCATCAATCCTGGGTACCCGGCCGGCTGCCTCTGCTCCCGCTAGGCGCAAGAAGCCGTTGCCACCCAACTTCACGCCGCGCAGGAGCGTGCGGCTCTCCAAAGTAAATGGTGGCATACGACAGGGACCGGTGGAAAGGGCTCAATCAGTCCTGCTGCGTAGCTTGGGGATTATCACGGCTGAAGAGCACCTGTCTCCGGAAGCGCTcgatgcatacctcaagctcttCGACGCGCCGTTGTCATCTCAGCACATCCGAGCGGTGGCGGCCCTCTTCGACCCTGATGGAGTTGCCTTCGACGAGCCAGCCCAGGAGGGGCTCGCTGCTTTCAAGCTGCCAGAAAATGTAGAGCCATGCGGCGCTTAGCGCCCTTGGAGTGGCTGTGGTGTGCGGTCATCATATGGTCATGTCGTTTAGATTAGTGGTGTGGAATGTAAGGGGGCTGAATAACCCGGCAGGCGGAACTCCGTCCGTTTGTTCATGCAGTCTTGTGATGCGTCGTTAGTCTATTTTCAAGAATCTAAACTGGAGGTTTTGGATGCTCTGGTTGTTAATCAAGCTCTTGGGCCAGTCTTCGATGGGTTTGAGGCTTTACCCGCGCAAGGTACCAGAGGAGGTATTCTACTGGCTTGGAGATCTGACTGCTTGAGGATTTCGGATGTTCAG contains:
- the LOC125540548 gene encoding uncharacterized protein LOC125540548, coding for MLQALKLPPATYQHKIYPGGKNRVTVTFISTLELLDGSLVPSSIPGAILDSYEDAEDSAAMEAIRFMENAYGKEMRGYHYTHVKRLENQVTHLVKWLTSSNETIKKLRKTCYYAVRYMNSYSSQIENTTAARHLKGQDNTKGVMKTSLASIEGLTQRLRYIAMKFEKRLEATSNSFW